In Aminobacterium sp. MB27-C1, a single genomic region encodes these proteins:
- the amrA gene encoding AmmeMemoRadiSam system protein A, with protein MWKWACLVPHPPIIVPEVGRGKEKEAIRTIQGMTSLTQQLEEKKPDVLFILSPHAPYSRGLLFVESSEYKGDLSLFGVPEVSLHAKGNHEKFEAIYNFLKEIVPVEVMKKATGSLDHASIVPLYFFHKQWGNLPDIILANPIGLTLEEASKMGKELRQFQDTLQWGLIASGDLSHRVIPGAPAGYSPLGAFFDEQVVRALKTSDAQLLLNLPESTIEEAGECGLRSVLIYLGLAEPHSKMISYEAPFGVGYAVAIATPQKKEYPLFARNVIEEYIQNDRQPAQREIELWSPLEALHKKGACFVSLKTKDGHLRGCIGTILPVHQTLSEELVANAIAAATEDPRFLPVQPDELKNIVVSVDILSEPEEVHSIDELDVKIYGIIVSNGVRKGVLLPDLDGVDTVERQIHIALQKAGISSHGNITIYRFTVDRYLERGE; from the coding sequence ATGTGGAAATGGGCTTGTCTCGTTCCTCATCCACCTATTATTGTTCCAGAAGTAGGGCGCGGCAAAGAAAAAGAAGCTATACGAACTATTCAGGGAATGACTTCTCTAACACAACAGCTTGAGGAGAAAAAACCAGACGTTCTATTTATACTTTCTCCACATGCACCATACTCACGGGGCCTTTTGTTCGTAGAGTCTTCAGAGTACAAAGGAGACCTCTCACTTTTTGGGGTACCTGAAGTATCGTTGCATGCTAAAGGAAATCATGAAAAATTTGAGGCTATTTACAACTTTTTAAAAGAAATAGTACCTGTAGAAGTTATGAAAAAAGCAACGGGCTCATTAGATCATGCCTCTATCGTTCCTTTGTATTTCTTTCATAAACAATGGGGGAATCTACCCGATATTATTCTTGCTAATCCTATTGGATTAACATTGGAAGAGGCTAGCAAGATGGGAAAAGAACTTCGCCAATTTCAAGACACCCTTCAGTGGGGACTTATTGCAAGTGGCGATCTCTCTCATAGAGTAATACCTGGAGCACCTGCAGGATATTCCCCTTTAGGAGCCTTTTTCGATGAACAAGTCGTCAGAGCCTTAAAAACCTCTGACGCTCAACTTCTTTTAAATTTACCTGAAAGCACTATAGAAGAAGCAGGGGAGTGTGGACTTCGTTCTGTCTTGATTTATCTCGGTCTTGCTGAACCACATTCAAAAATGATTTCTTATGAAGCTCCATTTGGAGTAGGGTACGCTGTAGCTATTGCTACGCCTCAAAAAAAAGAGTATCCGTTGTTTGCGCGTAACGTTATTGAAGAATATATACAGAACGATAGACAACCAGCGCAACGAGAAATTGAATTATGGTCTCCTTTAGAAGCTTTACATAAAAAGGGAGCCTGTTTTGTCTCTTTGAAAACAAAGGACGGCCATCTTAGAGGCTGTATCGGAACAATTCTACCTGTACATCAGACACTTAGTGAAGAGTTAGTTGCAAATGCTATAGCTGCTGCGACGGAAGACCCCCGTTTTCTCCCTGTGCAACCAGATGAACTAAAAAATATAGTTGTCTCTGTCGACATTCTTTCAGAGCCTGAGGAAGTACATTCGATAGACGAACTTGACGTAAAAATCTACGGAATTATAGTCTCTAATGGAGTAAGAAAAGGTGTGTTGCTTCCCGATCTTGATGGTGTGGATACTGTAGAGCGGCAGATTCACATAGCTTTACAAAAAGCCGGAATATCTTCTCATGGTAATATCACTATATACCGTTTTACTGTTGACCGTTATCTTGAGAGAGGAGAATAA
- the ruvB gene encoding Holliday junction branch migration DNA helicase RuvB — MSEEKASFFDLQNKTFEEEITLRPSTLQDFVGQQQLKDKLSIFVQAARQRKEALDHILFYGPPGLGKTTLAGIIAHEMGGQLRVTTGPALEKAGDLAAILSNLEPYDVLFIDEIHRLPANVEEILYPSMEDFSLHIIVGKGPLANNICLSLPPFTLVGATTRLGLLTSPLRARFGIVEQLKLYEEKEISDIVQRGAHVLGVKIEEEAAYEIARRSRGTPRVAIRLLKRVRDVAEVRQSSSITSSIASIALNMLGLDSLGLDDGDRRILHVIVELFDGGPVGLSTIAAALNEEGQTIEDIYEPYLIQKGLIERTPRGRKATKNGYLYLGKNPPEDITKQLEFYQEEESDSCKE, encoded by the coding sequence GTGTCGGAAGAAAAGGCTAGCTTTTTCGACCTTCAGAATAAAACCTTCGAAGAAGAAATAACACTCCGCCCTTCAACATTGCAAGATTTTGTTGGGCAACAACAACTTAAAGATAAACTTTCAATATTTGTACAAGCTGCTCGTCAAAGAAAAGAAGCGCTTGATCATATTCTTTTTTACGGCCCTCCCGGTCTTGGTAAGACAACTCTTGCCGGGATTATTGCTCATGAAATGGGTGGTCAGCTTCGTGTAACCACTGGTCCTGCGCTAGAAAAAGCAGGAGATCTTGCTGCTATTTTGTCAAATCTCGAACCTTACGACGTTCTTTTTATTGATGAAATTCACCGCTTACCTGCAAATGTCGAAGAGATTCTTTATCCGAGTATGGAAGATTTTAGTCTGCATATTATTGTGGGAAAAGGCCCGCTTGCCAACAATATCTGTCTCAGCCTTCCTCCCTTTACCCTTGTTGGGGCAACGACGCGCCTTGGCCTCTTGACATCCCCTCTTCGTGCACGATTCGGAATAGTAGAACAGCTCAAGCTTTATGAGGAAAAAGAGATTTCAGATATAGTCCAAAGGGGCGCCCATGTTCTTGGAGTCAAAATAGAAGAAGAGGCTGCATACGAAATAGCACGTCGTTCTCGAGGTACACCACGTGTGGCTATACGTTTACTTAAAAGGGTTCGGGATGTTGCTGAAGTTCGTCAATCATCCTCAATAACCTCATCGATTGCATCGATTGCTCTTAACATGCTTGGGCTCGACTCTTTGGGGCTAGATGATGGTGACCGCAGAATTTTACATGTGATTGTAGAACTTTTTGATGGAGGACCAGTAGGACTTTCAACGATTGCGGCAGCATTAAACGAAGAAGGACAAACCATAGAAGACATATACGAACCATATCTTATTCAAAAAGGTCTCATAGAAAGAACACCTCGAGGTAGAAAGGCAACTAAAAATGGATATTTATATCTTGGAAAGAACCCTCCAGAGGATATTACTAAGCAATTAGAATTCTACCAAGAGGAGGAATCAGACTCATGCAAGGAATAG
- the amrS gene encoding AmmeMemoRadiSam system radical SAM enzyme, translating to MAYRASWWHRNNSSVTCDLCFHHCTLEEGQKGICGVRMHQKDAGLVSLNYGLVSSIAIDPVEKKPLYHWNPGTSILSLGSIGCNMYCPFCQNWQISTCSKSIPLTYISPSEIVDIARRKHLQAVSFTYNEPFVWYEYILDSAHALKKEGFSVVLVSNGMVSEEPLNELLPYIDAANIDVKAFDAPTYSLLGGDLTTVKNTVESMVKAHVHVELTSLIVPGIHKDVQWLDPLSEWASSLSPNIVLHISRYFPCYKWHEAPTPLDLLEEAQERAKKHLSFVYLGNVQSSAITFCPLCGSMIMERRGYNTLLFGLDKKGNCAHCGNHIVTLTE from the coding sequence ATGGCTTATAGAGCATCATGGTGGCACCGTAACAACTCTTCTGTTACGTGCGATCTTTGCTTTCATCACTGTACTCTCGAAGAAGGGCAAAAAGGCATTTGCGGGGTACGAATGCATCAGAAAGATGCAGGCCTTGTCTCTTTGAATTACGGCCTTGTATCATCTATAGCCATAGATCCAGTAGAAAAGAAGCCTCTTTATCATTGGAATCCTGGAACATCAATCCTTTCTCTAGGGAGCATAGGTTGCAATATGTATTGTCCCTTTTGTCAGAATTGGCAAATATCCACATGTTCCAAATCTATACCCCTAACCTATATCTCTCCTTCTGAAATAGTAGATATTGCCAGAAGAAAGCATCTACAAGCTGTTTCCTTTACATATAATGAACCTTTTGTCTGGTACGAATATATTCTCGACAGTGCGCACGCATTGAAAAAAGAAGGATTTTCAGTAGTTCTTGTTTCAAATGGAATGGTTAGCGAAGAGCCATTAAACGAGCTACTTCCTTACATAGATGCAGCCAATATTGACGTAAAAGCTTTTGACGCTCCGACATATTCTTTACTCGGTGGTGATTTGACTACTGTTAAAAATACTGTTGAATCTATGGTTAAAGCCCATGTGCATGTAGAGCTTACAAGCCTTATTGTTCCTGGCATTCATAAGGATGTTCAGTGGCTAGACCCTCTCTCAGAGTGGGCTTCATCTCTATCTCCCAATATAGTTTTGCATATCTCAAGATATTTTCCCTGCTACAAATGGCATGAAGCTCCGACACCTCTTGATCTTTTAGAAGAGGCTCAGGAACGGGCCAAGAAACATTTGTCCTTTGTCTATCTTGGCAATGTTCAATCTTCAGCTATAACTTTTTGTCCCCTTTGTGGATCGATGATCATGGAACGTCGAGGATACAACACCCTTCTTTTCGGTCTTGATAAAAAAGGTAACTGTGCCCATTGCGGAAATCATATAGTCACTCTTACAGAATAA
- the queA gene encoding tRNA preQ1(34) S-adenosylmethionine ribosyltransferase-isomerase QueA — protein MAPNLYDIESYAYDLPEERIAQNPVSPRNHSKLLVLDKETGKMTHSHFYELNKFLKEGDVIILNDTRVIPARLHGIKEKGSAHVEILLLKPLDKNWKRWEALLRPGRRLKPGSTVFVNDTTVVSIQDILRDGIRIVEFPANCDVLSLLEHVGEVPFPPYIKETNATASDYQTVFAKRNGSCAAPTASLHFTEEQLRELSKDYGISFAWVTLHVGLGTFRPVQVEDIRKHIIHEEYCEIPKETADFIRKAKREGRRILASGTTVARTLESMATHDESVIHEGKKNTSLFIYPGYNFSVIDGLITNFHLPRSTLLMLVAALAGYDNVMEAYKTAVKMNYRFFSFGDAMLIQ, from the coding sequence ATGGCTCCGAATCTTTATGATATAGAATCTTATGCATACGATCTTCCTGAAGAACGTATAGCTCAAAATCCTGTTTCACCAAGGAATCATTCAAAACTTTTAGTGCTCGATAAAGAGACAGGAAAAATGACACACTCACACTTTTATGAACTCAATAAGTTTTTAAAAGAAGGGGATGTCATTATTTTAAATGATACTCGCGTTATCCCAGCTCGGCTTCACGGAATAAAAGAAAAGGGAAGTGCGCATGTAGAAATATTATTGCTCAAACCGCTTGATAAGAACTGGAAGCGTTGGGAAGCGTTGCTTCGGCCAGGCAGAAGATTAAAACCAGGTAGCACGGTGTTTGTTAATGATACTACAGTTGTCAGCATACAAGACATATTAAGAGATGGCATCAGAATAGTTGAATTTCCAGCTAATTGCGATGTACTTTCTTTATTGGAACATGTTGGAGAAGTTCCCTTTCCTCCATATATAAAAGAAACAAACGCTACTGCTTCCGATTATCAGACGGTATTTGCCAAACGCAACGGATCGTGTGCTGCTCCTACTGCCAGCTTGCATTTTACAGAAGAACAGCTTCGTGAATTGTCCAAAGATTATGGCATATCTTTTGCTTGGGTTACACTTCATGTAGGACTCGGGACTTTTCGTCCAGTTCAGGTAGAAGATATACGCAAACATATTATTCACGAGGAATATTGCGAAATTCCTAAAGAAACAGCTGATTTTATTCGAAAAGCAAAAAGAGAAGGACGGCGAATTCTTGCCTCTGGAACAACAGTGGCAAGAACGTTAGAGAGTATGGCGACTCATGACGAAAGCGTCATTCATGAGGGGAAGAAAAATACATCTCTCTTTATCTACCCTGGCTATAACTTTTCGGTTATTGACGGGCTTATTACTAATTTTCACCTTCCTCGAAGTACGCTGCTTATGCTTGTAGCAGCGTTAGCAGGATATGACAACGTAATGGAAGCTTACAAAACAGCTGTTAAAATGAATTATAGATTCTTTTCTTTTGGGGACGCCATGCTGATTCAATAA
- the ruvC gene encoding crossover junction endodeoxyribonuclease RuvC, with product MNKKQIITCIGIDPGLGRLGFALVRKDGHCFSAEDYGCIETPPKTDVPLRLEMIYNKLGERIQNCSPDFMSVEKLFFGRNITTAEYVWQARGIILLLASQYKLPVYEPKPSQIKVAVCGSGSADKKQVQKMVQRLLNLKEIPQPDDAADAIAIALTGIALHSFSRKTKAGGFSC from the coding sequence TTGAATAAAAAGCAAATTATAACTTGTATTGGAATAGATCCAGGGTTAGGCCGTTTAGGATTTGCCCTTGTCCGGAAGGATGGACATTGTTTTTCTGCAGAAGATTATGGATGCATTGAAACTCCACCCAAAACAGACGTGCCTTTGCGGCTTGAGATGATTTACAACAAACTTGGGGAGCGGATTCAAAACTGCTCCCCAGATTTTATGTCAGTAGAGAAACTTTTCTTCGGACGTAATATAACAACTGCTGAATACGTTTGGCAAGCTCGGGGCATTATTCTTTTACTGGCTTCTCAATATAAATTACCTGTGTATGAACCTAAACCTTCACAAATAAAAGTAGCTGTTTGCGGCTCTGGATCTGCCGACAAAAAACAAGTTCAAAAGATGGTGCAACGGCTATTAAATTTAAAAGAGATTCCACAACCAGATGATGCAGCTGATGCCATTGCTATAGCTTTAACAGGTATCGCACTTCATTCTTTTAGTAGAAAAACGAAAGCAGGTGGTTTTTCTTGCTAA
- a CDS encoding DUF2905 domain-containing protein produces MQGIGKGLIFTGIILIIAGSLFLVFSKLNIPFGKLPGDITYTRKNVTVFAPITTMIIVSIVLTVVLNIIGRWMK; encoded by the coding sequence ATGCAAGGAATAGGAAAAGGTCTTATTTTCACGGGGATAATTCTCATTATTGCGGGAAGCCTCTTCCTTGTTTTTTCAAAGTTAAATATCCCCTTTGGGAAATTGCCTGGAGACATTACGTATACGCGAAAAAATGTTACAGTTTTTGCACCTATCACCACAATGATTATTGTGAGTATCGTGTTAACTGTAGTTTTGAACATTATTGGACGTTGGATGAAATAA
- a CDS encoding YebC/PmpR family DNA-binding transcriptional regulator — MSGHSKWANIKHRKAAQDAKRGNLFQKLVRAIIVAAKEGGGDPGMNVRLKTAIDRAKAASVPNENITRAIKRGTGEIEGAMYEEITYEGYGSNGVALMIEALTDNRNRTAADMRAILTRGGGALGESGCVAWMFERKGVIEVKGENIDEETIMLACLDAGAEDFEATDEGYTIFTTPSALTDVQKALEDAGYAVERAEAEMIPNNTVAIETIEQAQKILRLLETLEDHDDIQNVYANFDIPDEIMAQVE, encoded by the coding sequence GTGTCAGGACATTCAAAGTGGGCGAACATAAAGCATAGAAAGGCAGCCCAAGATGCAAAGAGAGGAAATCTATTTCAGAAACTAGTACGAGCGATTATTGTTGCAGCCAAAGAAGGTGGCGGCGATCCAGGAATGAACGTTCGTCTTAAAACAGCAATAGATAGAGCTAAAGCTGCAAGTGTTCCCAATGAGAATATCACTAGAGCAATAAAGAGAGGAACTGGAGAAATTGAAGGAGCCATGTACGAGGAAATTACATATGAAGGTTATGGCTCTAACGGTGTAGCACTTATGATAGAAGCACTCACTGACAATAGAAACAGAACAGCAGCAGATATGCGAGCTATACTTACCCGTGGTGGTGGTGCCCTTGGTGAATCCGGCTGTGTTGCCTGGATGTTTGAACGAAAAGGTGTCATTGAAGTAAAGGGTGAGAATATAGACGAAGAAACAATCATGCTTGCCTGTCTTGATGCAGGAGCAGAAGACTTTGAAGCAACAGATGAGGGATACACTATATTTACAACTCCTTCAGCCTTAACTGACGTCCAGAAAGCATTGGAAGATGCCGGATACGCTGTCGAACGCGCAGAGGCTGAAATGATCCCCAATAACACAGTTGCTATAGAAACAATAGAGCAGGCACAAAAAATCTTGAGATTGCTTGAGACTCTTGAAGATCATGATGATATCCAGAATGTCTATGCCAACTTTGATATTCCGGACGAAATTATGGCCCAAGTTGAATAA
- the nadE gene encoding NAD(+) synthase, which produces MQIYVRSPKKIVATIEKWLADKVSSAGAHGCVVGLSGGIDSALVAVLLRRTFGSNMLGVMMPCHSLPEDQQDAEKLIDVFSIPSTLVDLSATYDSLVKGLEESSVPLRHIALANIKPRLRMTTLYAIAQSKGYLVCGTSNKAEIIAGYFTKHGDSGADIWPLGDLLKEEVRETSAYLRVPEDIIQKPPSAGLWKGQTDENEMGLTYDDIDKYIATGNVKESVRQRIEERYRQSVHKRELPPVCIIPKD; this is translated from the coding sequence ATGCAAATATACGTTCGCTCTCCGAAAAAAATAGTAGCGACTATAGAAAAATGGTTAGCAGATAAGGTTTCATCAGCAGGTGCCCACGGATGTGTGGTCGGGTTAAGCGGCGGTATTGATTCTGCCCTTGTAGCCGTATTACTGCGAAGAACCTTTGGAAGCAATATGCTGGGAGTGATGATGCCCTGCCATAGTTTGCCTGAGGATCAACAAGATGCGGAAAAACTTATAGATGTTTTTTCTATTCCTTCTACCTTAGTAGATCTTTCCGCAACGTACGATTCTCTCGTTAAGGGGCTGGAAGAATCTTCTGTGCCTCTTCGACACATCGCACTGGCAAACATAAAACCCAGGTTACGAATGACAACACTCTATGCTATTGCACAATCCAAAGGATATCTTGTATGCGGAACAAGCAATAAGGCTGAAATTATTGCCGGTTATTTCACCAAACATGGTGATTCCGGAGCAGACATCTGGCCCTTAGGTGATCTTTTAAAAGAAGAAGTACGCGAGACATCTGCCTATTTAAGGGTACCAGAAGACATCATCCAAAAGCCGCCATCGGCAGGCCTTTGGAAAGGACAAACTGATGAGAATGAAATGGGACTTACATATGACGATATTGATAAATATATAGCGACAGGAAACGTCAAGGAAAGTGTTAGGCAACGAATTGAAGAGAGATATCGTCAATCTGTGCATAAACGGGAATTACCACCTGTCTGCATAATACCGAAAGATTAA
- the ruvA gene encoding Holliday junction branch migration protein RuvA — translation MLRSVEGKILQITQENVILDVNGFGLDILCSGSALRLCEECESVRLTTYLQVSESGITLFGFSSELERDVFLKLITVKGVGGRVGLAILRTLSPSQVVRSIVASDIDTFLQVPGVGKKTAERLCFELKRHLSEEMIAEFAEEEEIIPTMLAKNTVAAALRSLGFTQNEVYTVMNRLKREMGAEFETAKEEVLLKQALRELKRN, via the coding sequence TTGCTAAGAAGTGTTGAGGGAAAAATTCTTCAGATAACACAAGAGAACGTTATACTTGATGTAAATGGCTTTGGTTTAGATATTCTCTGTTCAGGAAGTGCGCTTCGGCTATGCGAAGAGTGTGAAAGTGTACGATTGACAACATATTTACAAGTATCAGAAAGCGGAATAACTCTTTTTGGCTTCTCAAGCGAGCTGGAACGAGACGTCTTTTTAAAATTAATAACTGTAAAAGGAGTTGGGGGTAGAGTAGGGTTGGCTATACTTCGCACATTATCTCCATCTCAGGTTGTTCGTTCGATCGTCGCTTCTGATATTGATACTTTTCTTCAGGTTCCAGGAGTAGGGAAAAAGACTGCCGAACGCTTGTGTTTCGAGTTGAAACGCCACTTATCAGAAGAGATGATTGCAGAATTTGCAGAGGAAGAAGAGATTATACCTACAATGCTCGCTAAGAATACGGTTGCAGCTGCTCTTCGTTCTCTGGGATTTACTCAAAACGAAGTTTACACTGTTATGAATCGTCTTAAAAGAGAGATGGGCGCTGAGTTTGAAACAGCAAAGGAAGAAGTACTGCTTAAACAAGCTCTTCGTGAACTAAAAAGAAACTGA
- a CDS encoding SpoIID/LytB domain-containing protein gives MKKICRSLILAAIFVLSFAIGDSFIAEAAAQTVRIGVGIGVSQATISSSSALILKDGQGKRFKANKAISLRYAGKNRISIGKHTLKLPLEITSKGLLNFKKVQYRGAIRAVDNGNSVNIINVVNIEDYVRGVLKMETNPAWHLEALKAQAVISRTYALKNLGKYGKKGFDLTATPDCQVYRGVNAETSRTDRAVKETAGVVVAYGSQLALTPFHSDSGGATANVSEVWSSSIPYLCGVKEAIPYTSPYSSWNLTLSAQQVRAALSKLGINVGNVLNVGVGSRDAFGRPVTLLVQGSQGTREIKTHQFRMAVGPSVLRSTFFTINGETRPVVQQPQRNNLGDANAPLSSEEEQTLITLTQQGAFSADEMIDMLMHPEKKKTYLFKALKKAIPQKNTSTVTNRPMQRKANKSSAGVFVFSGKGWGHGVGLSQWGAKNLADQGWKYAKILQHYYPGTTLTRK, from the coding sequence ATGAAAAAAATCTGTAGATCTCTCATCCTTGCTGCTATATTCGTTCTTTCTTTTGCAATCGGCGACTCTTTCATTGCAGAAGCTGCGGCACAAACTGTTCGAATAGGAGTTGGTATTGGAGTATCACAAGCCACTATTTCTTCTTCTTCAGCCTTAATCCTTAAAGATGGTCAGGGGAAGAGATTCAAAGCTAATAAGGCTATTTCTTTGCGATATGCAGGGAAGAATAGAATCTCGATAGGAAAACATACTCTCAAATTACCATTAGAAATAACCTCAAAAGGCCTTTTAAACTTTAAGAAGGTCCAATACAGGGGGGCTATTCGCGCTGTTGACAACGGGAATTCTGTCAACATTATTAACGTTGTCAATATAGAGGACTATGTGCGTGGGGTTTTAAAAATGGAAACGAACCCTGCATGGCATTTGGAAGCGCTGAAAGCTCAGGCAGTTATTTCCCGAACGTATGCTCTCAAGAATTTGGGCAAGTATGGAAAGAAGGGGTTCGATCTTACGGCCACGCCAGATTGCCAGGTTTATCGAGGTGTTAATGCAGAAACTTCGCGAACAGATAGAGCTGTTAAAGAGACAGCTGGTGTCGTTGTCGCATACGGTTCCCAGCTTGCTCTTACTCCCTTCCATTCAGATAGTGGAGGAGCGACAGCCAATGTTTCTGAAGTATGGAGTAGTTCCATACCATACTTATGCGGAGTAAAAGAAGCTATTCCGTATACATCTCCCTATTCGTCATGGAATCTTACGCTCTCCGCTCAACAAGTGCGGGCAGCCCTTAGTAAATTAGGAATAAATGTTGGAAACGTTCTTAATGTAGGAGTGGGCTCAAGAGATGCCTTTGGACGCCCTGTAACGCTTTTAGTTCAAGGGAGCCAGGGAACACGGGAAATAAAAACTCATCAATTCAGGATGGCTGTTGGTCCTTCTGTGTTGCGAAGCACATTCTTTACGATCAATGGCGAAACTAGACCTGTTGTTCAACAACCACAACGCAATAATCTGGGAGATGCGAATGCTCCACTATCTTCAGAAGAAGAGCAAACATTGATTACACTTACTCAACAAGGAGCTTTTTCAGCCGATGAAATGATCGATATGCTGATGCATCCTGAAAAGAAAAAAACATATCTCTTTAAAGCTCTCAAAAAAGCTATCCCTCAAAAGAACACGTCAACAGTCACAAACCGTCCTATGCAGAGGAAAGCTAACAAATCATCTGCTGGAGTTTTTGTCTTTTCAGGGAAGGGATGGGGACACGGTGTGGGGCTGTCTCAATGGGGAGCCAAAAACCTTGCTGATCAAGGATGGAAATATGCTAAAATACTGCAGCATTATTATCCAGGTACAACTCTAACTCGAAAATAA
- the mltG gene encoding endolytic transglycosylase MltG, whose protein sequence is MRKIFDALFFLIVVTFLLFICTRSPQWWDKEFPLGEGEAISILVLPNQTAQEIARHFEKEGVVENAKELSKWMTTLGIDRKIKTGIYMIRKGSPWEVAKQLGEATPFHEKVTLIPGSDIFSLAEQFEKITTKDIANLLLQDNIFDSTLEKYLPADAETRVALLLPDTYYVAEKTPTALIKSGSSLWWSHFGKVVRGKKFNDKDITSLAIIASLIEREAKQDDERAIIAGVIYNRLEKKMPLQIDASIVYAWKRKGETLQRVLYKHLELESPYNTYKNLGLPPTAICVPSAASWEAAFTPEKNEYLYYVVEKDGRHAFAKTYKEHLANIRRIKRKRR, encoded by the coding sequence ATGCGTAAAATCTTTGATGCCCTGTTCTTTCTAATTGTCGTAACGTTTCTTCTTTTTATATGCACCCGATCTCCTCAGTGGTGGGATAAGGAATTTCCTTTAGGAGAAGGGGAAGCAATTTCAATACTCGTCCTTCCCAATCAGACTGCACAAGAAATTGCACGACATTTTGAAAAAGAAGGGGTCGTGGAGAATGCCAAAGAACTCTCTAAATGGATGACCACACTTGGTATTGACCGAAAAATAAAAACGGGCATTTATATGATACGAAAAGGTTCGCCTTGGGAAGTCGCCAAACAATTGGGAGAAGCGACCCCCTTTCATGAAAAAGTAACACTCATACCAGGATCAGATATCTTTTCGTTAGCGGAACAATTTGAAAAGATTACGACAAAGGATATAGCCAATCTTCTTTTACAAGATAACATTTTTGATAGTACTCTAGAAAAATATCTCCCCGCAGATGCAGAGACACGGGTTGCCCTATTACTACCAGACACATACTATGTTGCAGAAAAGACTCCTACAGCCTTAATTAAATCAGGAAGTTCACTTTGGTGGAGTCATTTCGGTAAAGTAGTAAGGGGAAAAAAGTTCAACGATAAAGATATCACTTCATTAGCTATAATAGCTTCACTTATTGAGAGAGAAGCTAAACAAGATGATGAACGTGCGATAATAGCTGGAGTGATATATAACAGATTAGAGAAAAAAATGCCCCTCCAAATCGACGCTAGCATTGTCTACGCCTGGAAAAGGAAGGGAGAGACGTTACAACGCGTGCTATACAAGCATCTTGAATTAGAATCACCATATAATACCTATAAGAACTTGGGGTTGCCTCCTACAGCAATTTGTGTGCCTTCTGCCGCCTCATGGGAAGCTGCATTTACCCCTGAAAAAAATGAATATCTATATTATGTCGTTGAAAAGGATGGGCGACATGCCTTTGCTAAAACCTATAAAGAGCATCTTGCAAATATTAGACGTATTAAGAGAAAACGGCGGTGA